A window from Candidatus Krumholzibacteriota bacterium encodes these proteins:
- a CDS encoding MFS transporter, translated as MKEQAEAEEKIRKPFGKIVKDSFRELKETLTAFLKAPKALWGINIPYIVEGLVYFGILTILGKFSSENLSLLDTQASLIYSFVTGGITLAMLLLGGFTDKIGVRKSLLLAFATMAIGRTMVALSGTLNLGSGLWSPMFFVMNSGLLIMVIGYGLYQPAAYAGVKRYTNKRTAAMGYAVVYGLMNLGAFFSGFLSSFTRQKSESAFPPNGLTAVFWVYVILTVLALIITALILTKKTDKNAVKRIARENDEISSGEEEKEAESKGEERPEEKINNIPLIVYITAAIGLFLISGPGLGLSFNKIFLFKLFGLEVRIDTVFTLFILTAVLAAADFLKRRPYHPFRNKYFSFFIFILIPVQTLFAHNWLTLPYYLDRAFEGTVVSEYFEVFTNLNPILIFFLTPLVAGLTAKANIYKMMILGTFVMALPTFLLSFGPNVILFLTYILLMTIGEAMWQPRFLQWIAEIAPEGKTGLYMGVGQFPWFLTKVVTGFYSGWFLVQYCPLDTSPAEMSTGFMWLIYGSIAVISPIGLLLARKWMLGEFKALSN; from the coding sequence ATGAAAGAACAGGCAGAAGCAGAAGAGAAGATCAGGAAACCATTCGGTAAAATCGTCAAGGACTCTTTCCGTGAACTTAAAGAAACATTAACAGCTTTCTTAAAAGCCCCCAAAGCCCTTTGGGGTATCAATATTCCCTACATCGTTGAGGGGCTTGTATATTTCGGAATATTAACTATTTTAGGGAAATTTTCATCGGAAAACCTCTCCCTTCTTGATACCCAGGCGAGCTTGATCTACAGTTTTGTAACCGGCGGAATTACTCTCGCGATGCTCCTGCTTGGGGGGTTTACGGATAAGATAGGAGTCAGAAAATCACTCCTTCTCGCTTTCGCTACGATGGCCATCGGCAGGACTATGGTGGCTCTGTCCGGCACCCTCAACCTCGGATCCGGGCTGTGGTCTCCGATGTTTTTTGTAATGAACAGCGGCCTCTTGATCATGGTTATAGGATACGGTCTATATCAGCCGGCGGCCTACGCGGGTGTAAAAAGGTACACAAATAAAAGAACCGCGGCTATGGGATATGCTGTAGTTTACGGACTTATGAATCTCGGCGCTTTTTTCTCCGGATTTCTCTCCTCTTTTACAAGACAGAAATCCGAATCCGCCTTTCCTCCCAACGGATTGACGGCTGTATTCTGGGTATACGTTATTCTCACAGTTCTCGCGTTGATAATCACGGCTTTGATCCTTACTAAGAAGACGGATAAAAACGCGGTCAAAAGAATCGCCAGAGAAAATGACGAAATATCCTCCGGTGAAGAAGAGAAAGAAGCTGAAAGCAAAGGTGAAGAGCGCCCAGAGGAAAAAATCAATAATATTCCTCTCATAGTATATATAACCGCCGCGATTGGTCTATTTCTGATCTCAGGTCCGGGGCTTGGACTTTCATTCAACAAAATCTTCCTTTTCAAGCTTTTCGGCCTGGAAGTTAGAATTGACACAGTTTTCACACTCTTTATTTTAACGGCGGTTCTTGCCGCGGCTGATTTTCTGAAAAGACGCCCCTATCACCCGTTCAGAAACAAGTATTTTTCATTTTTTATTTTCATACTCATTCCGGTTCAGACACTCTTTGCCCACAACTGGTTAACGCTCCCCTATTATTTAGACAGGGCGTTCGAAGGAACCGTGGTCTCTGAGTACTTCGAAGTTTTTACCAATCTCAATCCCATTTTGATCTTCTTCTTAACTCCTCTCGTCGCGGGATTGACCGCCAAGGCAAATATCTACAAGATGATGATCCTCGGCACTTTCGTAATGGCTTTGCCGACATTTCTGCTGTCTTTCGGGCCGAATGTGATCCTCTTTCTGACATACATATTGCTTATGACCATAGGTGAAGCTATGTGGCAGCCACGCTTCCTGCAATGGATTGCCGAAATTGCTCCGGAAGGCAAAACCGGACTCTACATGGGAGTAGGACAATTCCCCTGGTTTTTGACAAAAGTTGTAACCGGATTTTACTCCGGCTGGTTCCTTGTACAGTATTGCCCCCTGGATACCTCTCCCGCTGAAATGAGTACGGGTTTCATGTGGTTAATCTACGGGTCTATTGCCGTTATAAGCCCGATCGGATTACTGCTTGCCCGAAAATGGATGCTCGGTGAATTTAAAGCCCTCAGCAATTGA
- a CDS encoding carboxymuconolactone decarboxylase family protein encodes MESSRYKRGLEKFRAVDGKSGKKAVDDLKEIIPEIERYIVEYPFGDIYSRPGLDLKIRELAAISALTAMGNAEPQLKVHIHSALNNGATRQEVVEVILQMSVYAGFPVAINALYTARGIFRGRDQKGKS; translated from the coding sequence ATGGAAAGCAGCAGATATAAAAGAGGACTTGAAAAATTCCGCGCTGTTGACGGAAAGAGCGGCAAAAAAGCGGTAGACGATCTGAAAGAAATTATCCCCGAAATTGAACGTTATATAGTAGAGTATCCTTTCGGCGATATTTATTCGCGTCCCGGTCTGGATCTTAAAATCAGGGAACTGGCAGCTATTTCAGCTCTAACGGCGATGGGAAACGCCGAGCCTCAGCTGAAGGTACACATTCACTCCGCTCTGAATAACGGGGCTACACGTCAGGAAGTAGTCGAAGTGATTCTGCAGATGTCAGTCTACGCGGGATTCCCCGTGGCGATAAACGCCCTGTATACAGCGCGGGGAATATTCCGGGGCCGTGATCAAAAGGGAAAGAGTTGA
- a CDS encoding efflux RND transporter periplasmic adaptor subunit — translation MKNKKKSGGKKKLWITITVVVVLAASGFIVKLMSGGEDTLGPVVKVKRGEIVEKALAVGSIEPDREISVKSKVSGVVKEIFVDPPESVEKGEPILEIAPNPTPIEIAKAKRQVEMDMITLETAEKEIERSRELFKKNLISEKDFEETRRNFKQARLQLKISNEQLDLLEEGKVTIAGKKIESVIKAPVTGKILEKMINIGDPVVPLTSYQEGTVLMTIADMDSLLFKGTVDEIDVGKLDLGLPAKIKIGALPDIEIFGLLEKISLKAKKENSSSMFPVEISLEDAGRTVLRAGYSANADIIINRADSVLNIPERVVYYRGDSVYVEIPGKNKTRKKVMIETGLSDAIRVEVKSGLEEGQEVLEKPRKEI, via the coding sequence GTGAAAAACAAGAAGAAAAGCGGGGGAAAGAAAAAGCTGTGGATAACCATAACGGTGGTTGTTGTCCTAGCAGCATCGGGATTTATAGTGAAGTTGATGAGCGGGGGAGAGGATACTCTCGGTCCCGTCGTAAAGGTTAAGCGAGGGGAAATAGTAGAAAAAGCGCTTGCGGTTGGTTCTATTGAACCGGACAGGGAAATTTCAGTTAAGTCGAAGGTGTCAGGGGTTGTTAAAGAGATATTCGTGGATCCGCCGGAGAGTGTAGAAAAGGGGGAACCTATTCTTGAAATAGCTCCAAATCCTACACCCATCGAGATCGCGAAGGCTAAACGGCAGGTCGAAATGGATATGATAACCCTTGAAACTGCCGAAAAGGAAATTGAAAGAAGCAGAGAACTTTTCAAGAAAAATCTTATTTCAGAAAAGGATTTTGAAGAAACCCGGAGGAATTTCAAACAGGCGAGGTTGCAGCTGAAGATAAGCAACGAACAGCTCGATCTGCTCGAAGAGGGAAAAGTCACTATTGCCGGGAAAAAAATAGAATCGGTCATAAAGGCGCCGGTCACCGGGAAGATTCTCGAGAAGATGATCAATATAGGCGATCCCGTTGTCCCCCTTACCTCTTACCAGGAGGGAACAGTCCTTATGACGATAGCGGATATGGACAGCCTGCTTTTCAAAGGGACGGTAGATGAGATCGATGTAGGCAAGCTGGATTTAGGACTTCCGGCGAAAATAAAAATCGGGGCCCTCCCTGACATTGAGATTTTTGGACTGCTGGAAAAAATTTCACTGAAGGCGAAAAAAGAAAACAGTTCGAGTATGTTCCCGGTGGAAATATCATTGGAAGACGCCGGAAGGACGGTTCTCAGGGCGGGATATTCGGCTAACGCCGACATAATCATTAATAGAGCGGACAGTGTGCTTAATATACCGGAGCGGGTCGTATATTACCGCGGCGATTCCGTATATGTTGAAATTCCGGGGAAAAATAAAACGCGCAAGAAGGTCATGATAGAAACCGGACTCTCTGACGCGATAAGAGTTGAAGTAAAATCAGGACTTGAAGAGGGGCAGGAAGTGCTTGAAAAACCCCGGAAGGAAATCTAG
- a CDS encoding ABC transporter permease produces the protein MKLLFVNLSYLFMLLGEFFRDMKSQKKRTMLTLFGIVWGTAAVVLMMAVGTSTRRQNIKNFKGLGDNIILVFPGTTTKPYRGFGVDRDIRLERSDVELLKTRIPQIERISEEFSTWRSWVRVGKKTRTPLVAGVAPSYWKMRNVIPQRGGRFINERDQREKRRVVFLGNELKDFLFGEESPAVGRFVNINNIPFRVIGVLRKKVQNSSYNSRDKDRAYIPSETFQTMFGHRHLNDMIIQHGEEAANSHQIVQGIREVLGDKYIFDSADEDALHIWDTAEFFNEFMMFFTGFNIFLLVMGAATLCVGGLGVSNIMYVVVRERTREIGIKRAVGAKSWVIQSQFFAETFLITIIGASIGFTIAWGIISLLANMPEAVKNSIGIPTIDPLVAVVSGLIILFVGLIAGYFPARKASRLDPVDCLNY, from the coding sequence ATGAAATTACTTTTTGTTAATCTAAGTTATCTCTTTATGCTCCTCGGAGAATTTTTCCGGGATATGAAATCTCAGAAGAAACGCACAATGCTGACTCTTTTCGGGATAGTGTGGGGCACAGCCGCGGTAGTCCTGATGATGGCCGTAGGGACCAGCACAAGAAGACAGAACATCAAGAATTTCAAAGGGCTCGGAGACAATATCATCCTTGTTTTCCCCGGCACAACAACGAAGCCCTATCGCGGTTTTGGTGTTGACAGAGATATCAGACTGGAAAGATCCGATGTGGAATTACTTAAAACCCGGATTCCACAAATAGAAAGAATAAGCGAAGAATTTTCAACGTGGAGATCCTGGGTCCGTGTCGGGAAGAAGACAAGAACCCCGCTTGTAGCGGGAGTTGCCCCTTCATATTGGAAGATGCGTAATGTAATACCACAGAGAGGGGGCCGCTTTATAAATGAGAGGGATCAAAGGGAAAAAAGGAGAGTCGTTTTTCTGGGAAATGAATTGAAGGATTTCCTCTTCGGCGAAGAATCACCGGCGGTGGGACGATTCGTCAATATCAACAACATTCCATTCAGAGTGATAGGCGTTTTGAGGAAAAAGGTCCAGAACTCAAGTTATAATTCTAGAGATAAGGACAGAGCGTATATTCCTTCTGAAACCTTCCAGACTATGTTCGGGCATCGGCATTTGAATGACATGATTATTCAACACGGGGAAGAAGCCGCGAATTCTCATCAAATCGTCCAGGGCATCAGGGAAGTTCTCGGGGATAAGTATATATTCGACTCTGCAGATGAAGACGCTCTTCACATATGGGATACCGCGGAATTCTTCAATGAATTCATGATGTTCTTTACCGGGTTCAACATATTTCTCCTCGTAATGGGAGCGGCGACACTTTGCGTGGGAGGGCTTGGAGTATCGAATATCATGTATGTTGTCGTGAGGGAAAGGACGAGAGAAATTGGCATCAAAAGAGCGGTGGGAGCTAAGAGCTGGGTGATTCAGTCGCAGTTTTTCGCGGAAACGTTTTTGATAACAATAATAGGGGCCTCAATAGGGTTTACTATCGCGTGGGGGATTATATCGCTTCTCGCGAATATGCCTGAAGCGGTAAAGAACTCTATTGGAATCCCGACTATCGATCCGCTAGTTGCCGTTGTCTCGGGGTTAATTATACTATTCGTCGGACTGATAGCGGGGTATTTCCCGGCCAGAAAGGCATCGAGGCTCGACCCTGTGGATTGTCTCAACTACTAG
- a CDS encoding ABC transporter permease, whose translation MWRTLFQEFVFDLKNQRTRLVLTLVSIIWGTMSVVLLLAFGFGLEKRMREGQMNARDAVVSVWSGETSKKFQGLGLGRNIYMHKEDIALLKNNIPLVDLISPSFGKGVRVSKGDNRTTTYAEGVSVDFKDMRHMFPRSGGRFLNENDIRKSRRVVFIGDELALSLFGDEEPVGDNILIDDIPYTVVGVMQPKLQTSMSNGPDSERVIIPYTTFSVSYQRRWINHMLVRPSVKSRSKELVRDIRHILGKKYRFDPTDKYALSVWDDIEMEKIASKIFLGLNIFFGVIGTLTLVIAGVGVANIMYVVVKERTRELGIKRAAGAKRKHIVYHFVGEAFLITGGGGVLGIIFSLGVIGLASLIPIDSGVMKYMGHPIFSWHIAVVTVTMLVLIALLSGIFPARQAADIEPVEALRYE comes from the coding sequence ATGTGGCGTACACTTTTTCAGGAATTCGTTTTTGATCTGAAGAATCAGAGAACGCGCCTCGTATTGACTCTGGTTTCAATAATCTGGGGGACGATGTCTGTTGTCCTTCTTCTGGCTTTCGGTTTCGGACTTGAAAAGAGAATGCGTGAAGGGCAAATGAACGCGAGAGACGCCGTTGTAAGTGTATGGTCGGGAGAGACTTCAAAGAAATTTCAGGGATTGGGGCTGGGGCGGAATATATATATGCACAAGGAGGATATCGCTCTGCTGAAAAACAATATTCCCCTCGTCGATTTGATCAGTCCAAGCTTCGGAAAGGGGGTTCGCGTCAGCAAAGGGGATAACCGCACTACGACATACGCTGAAGGCGTCAGTGTTGATTTTAAGGATATGAGGCACATGTTTCCGCGGAGCGGGGGCAGGTTTCTGAATGAAAATGATATAAGGAAATCAAGGAGAGTTGTGTTTATAGGTGATGAGTTGGCTTTGAGTCTATTCGGAGACGAGGAGCCTGTGGGAGATAATATATTGATCGATGATATACCCTATACCGTAGTAGGTGTAATGCAGCCGAAACTTCAGACCTCTATGAGTAATGGGCCCGATTCGGAAAGGGTGATAATTCCTTATACGACATTTTCAGTTTCATACCAGCGAAGATGGATAAATCATATGCTTGTAAGACCCTCCGTGAAATCCAGATCGAAGGAGCTTGTAAGGGATATAAGGCATATTTTGGGGAAAAAATACAGATTTGATCCGACCGACAAGTATGCCCTGTCTGTCTGGGACGATATTGAGATGGAAAAGATCGCTTCCAAGATATTCCTGGGACTGAACATATTTTTTGGAGTTATTGGAACGCTGACGCTTGTTATCGCGGGAGTGGGGGTTGCCAATATCATGTATGTCGTGGTAAAAGAAAGGACAAGAGAACTTGGAATAAAGAGAGCGGCGGGAGCGAAAAGAAAACATATCGTATACCATTTTGTAGGCGAAGCATTTCTGATAACAGGGGGGGGAGGTGTTCTTGGTATTATTTTTTCACTTGGCGTAATAGGGCTCGCGAGTTTGATCCCAATAGATTCAGGCGTCATGAAATATATGGGCCATCCGATTTTCTCCTGGCATATTGCCGTTGTTACAGTTACTATGCTTGTTCTGATAGCTCTTCTTTCCGGGATTTTCCCGGCTCGTCAGGCCGCGGATATAGAACCGGTAGAAGCGCTGAGGTATGAGTGA
- a CDS encoding ParB N-terminal domain-containing protein has protein sequence MKIDLEHFYKESIRINPGDINIGRDAPLRVRRHLPGEKAESKSDQQLSESVAGLGLLHPPALMKTEGGSIEDSVVIFGHRRLAAAAKAGLKKISAVVLPAPRYEALEILKLRVEELSFGKELSELERIIAIDKTASFSGLSAEEILPLLFGIFKRQISAGYAHRLLELLKLPDNILQFLHRGDISTGDLLALSEHPSIDPAEAAYLLAGEGLNRGKQKKAVRLMLYLADQGGGKWDKFLSGFRRGKDSLVESLHNACYPVLGEDLKKISSIIKSAGLPKDAVIKPPDNLEGGHFTLRVKIREDERFSGILAKLGKFSEEGGILNLLDILKGKK, from the coding sequence ATGAAAATCGACCTCGAGCATTTTTACAAAGAATCAATCAGGATAAACCCCGGCGATATTAATATCGGAAGAGACGCTCCCCTGAGGGTAAGAAGACACCTTCCGGGAGAAAAAGCTGAAAGCAAAAGCGACCAGCAGCTCTCAGAATCTGTAGCCGGCCTGGGACTGCTGCACCCTCCCGCGCTTATGAAAACAGAAGGCGGAAGTATAGAAGACAGTGTTGTCATTTTCGGACACAGGCGTCTTGCCGCCGCGGCCAAGGCAGGATTGAAAAAAATCAGCGCCGTTGTTCTTCCGGCCCCGCGGTATGAAGCCCTTGAAATACTCAAGCTGCGCGTCGAAGAATTATCGTTCGGAAAAGAGCTCTCCGAACTTGAAAGAATAATCGCCATCGATAAAACCGCTTCTTTTTCCGGGTTAAGTGCGGAAGAAATTTTGCCTCTTCTCTTTGGGATTTTTAAAAGACAGATCTCTGCCGGCTATGCTCACCGTCTCTTAGAGTTACTGAAGCTTCCGGACAATATTCTCCAATTTTTGCACAGAGGTGACATTTCCACCGGAGACCTCCTCGCTCTTTCAGAACATCCCTCTATTGATCCGGCAGAGGCCGCGTATCTTCTCGCCGGTGAAGGGCTAAACCGAGGCAAGCAAAAAAAAGCCGTCCGTCTTATGCTGTATCTCGCGGATCAGGGCGGGGGGAAATGGGATAAATTTCTGTCCGGGTTTCGCCGAGGAAAAGATTCACTTGTCGAATCACTTCACAACGCCTGTTACCCCGTGCTCGGGGAGGACCTTAAAAAAATTTCATCAATCATAAAAAGCGCGGGTCTTCCCAAAGACGCGGTCATCAAACCTCCCGACAACCTCGAAGGAGGACACTTCACCCTTCGCGTAAAGATACGCGAAGATGAACGCTTTTCCGGTATTCTGGCAAAACTCGGAAAATTCTCTGAAGAGGGCGGCATTTTAAATCTGCTTGATATTCTCAAGGGGAAGAAGTAG